A portion of the Capra hircus breed San Clemente chromosome 24, ASM170441v1, whole genome shotgun sequence genome contains these proteins:
- the LOC102169925 gene encoding serpin B8 isoform X1, which translates to MDALCKANGTFAINLLKMLGEEDHSRNVFFSPLSLSSVLTMVLMGAKGNTAAQMSQALCLNEGGDVHRGFQSLLREVSTSGPQCLLRTANRLFGEKTCAFLPAFKESCQRFYQADLEELSFAEDTEECRKHINDWVMEKTEGKISEILGAGTVGPLTKLVLVNAIYFKGKWNEQFNRKHTRGMPFKTNQEKKTVQMMFKQAKFKMGHVEEVPAQVLELPYVGAELSMLILLPDENTDLAVVEKALTYEKFRTWTSPEKLTEEKVQVFLPRLKLEASYDLEAFLRRLGMTDAFEEAKADFSGMSAKKNVPMSKVAHKCFVEVNEEGTEAAGATAVVRNSRCCRMEPKFCADHPFLFFIRHRETNSILFCGRFSSP; encoded by the exons ATGGATGCTCTCTGCAAAGCAAATGGCACTTTTGCCATCAACTTACTAAAAATGTTGGGTGAAGAGGACCACTCGCGAAACGTGTTCTTCTCTCCGCTGAGCCTCTCCTCCGTCCTGACCATGGTCTTAATGGGGGCCAAGGGGAACACGGCGGCCCAGATGTCCCAG GCACTTTGTCTGAATGAAGGTGGAGATGTCCACCGAGGTTTCCAGTCACTCCTCAGGGAAGTCAGCACGTCCGGCCCGCAGTGCCTGCTCAGAACTGCCAACAGACTCTTTGGGGAAAAGACATGTGCTTTCCTGCCA GCTTTTAAAGAATCCTGCCAGAGGTTCTATCAGGCTGACCTGGAGGAGTTGTCCTTTGCTGAAGACACTGAAGAATGCAGGAAACACATAAACGACTGGGTGATGGAGAAGACGGAAG GTAAGATATCAGAGATACTAGGGGCTGGGACAGTCGGTCCTCTGACTAAGCTGGTCCTAGTGAATGCCATCTATTTCAAAGGCAAGTGGAATGAGCAATTTAACAGAAAGCACACAAGGGGAATGCCCTTTAAGACTAACCAG GAGAAGAAGACAGTACAGATGATGTTCAAGCAAGCCAAGTTTAAAATGGGGCACGTGGAGGAGGTGCCTGCCCAGGTCCTGGAGCTGCCCTACGTGGGGGCTGAGCTGAGCATGCTCATCCTTCTGCCTGATGAGAACACGGATCTTGCTGTG GTGGAAAAAGCACTTACGTATGAGAAGTTCAGAACCTGGACGAGCCCAGAAAAGCTGACTGAGGAGAAAGTTCAAGTTTTTCTTCCCAGATTAAAGCTGGAGGCGAGTTACGACTTGGAAGCTTTTCTTCGACGTTTAGGAATGACTGATGCTTTCGAGGAAGCCAAGGCAGACTTTTCTGGAATGTCAGCTAAGAAGAACGTGCCCATGTCCAAGGTTGCACACAAGTGCTTCGTGGAGGTCAACGAGGAGGGCACAGAGGCAGCCGGGGCCACTGCCGTGGTCAGGAACTCCCGGTGCTGCAGAATGGAACCGAAATTTTGTGCAGACCACCCTTTCCTCTTCTTCATCAGGCACCGGGAAACCAACAGCATTTTGTTCTGTGGCAGGTTCTCGTCTCCGTAG
- the LOC102169925 gene encoding serpin B8 isoform X2, whose protein sequence is MCFPAKTRMFEDRRWAEDGSQLPGTLYQKTSFREAFKESCQRFYQADLEELSFAEDTEECRKHINDWVMEKTEGKISEILGAGTVGPLTKLVLVNAIYFKGKWNEQFNRKHTRGMPFKTNQEKKTVQMMFKQAKFKMGHVEEVPAQVLELPYVGAELSMLILLPDENTDLAVVEKALTYEKFRTWTSPEKLTEEKVQVFLPRLKLEASYDLEAFLRRLGMTDAFEEAKADFSGMSAKKNVPMSKVAHKCFVEVNEEGTEAAGATAVVRNSRCCRMEPKFCADHPFLFFIRHRETNSILFCGRFSSP, encoded by the exons ATGTGCTTTCCTGCCA AAACTAGAATGTTTGAGGACAGGAGATGGGCGGAGGATGGGAGCCAATTGCCAGGCACATTATATCAGAAAACAAGTTTTCGTGAG GCTTTTAAAGAATCCTGCCAGAGGTTCTATCAGGCTGACCTGGAGGAGTTGTCCTTTGCTGAAGACACTGAAGAATGCAGGAAACACATAAACGACTGGGTGATGGAGAAGACGGAAG GTAAGATATCAGAGATACTAGGGGCTGGGACAGTCGGTCCTCTGACTAAGCTGGTCCTAGTGAATGCCATCTATTTCAAAGGCAAGTGGAATGAGCAATTTAACAGAAAGCACACAAGGGGAATGCCCTTTAAGACTAACCAG GAGAAGAAGACAGTACAGATGATGTTCAAGCAAGCCAAGTTTAAAATGGGGCACGTGGAGGAGGTGCCTGCCCAGGTCCTGGAGCTGCCCTACGTGGGGGCTGAGCTGAGCATGCTCATCCTTCTGCCTGATGAGAACACGGATCTTGCTGTG GTGGAAAAAGCACTTACGTATGAGAAGTTCAGAACCTGGACGAGCCCAGAAAAGCTGACTGAGGAGAAAGTTCAAGTTTTTCTTCCCAGATTAAAGCTGGAGGCGAGTTACGACTTGGAAGCTTTTCTTCGACGTTTAGGAATGACTGATGCTTTCGAGGAAGCCAAGGCAGACTTTTCTGGAATGTCAGCTAAGAAGAACGTGCCCATGTCCAAGGTTGCACACAAGTGCTTCGTGGAGGTCAACGAGGAGGGCACAGAGGCAGCCGGGGCCACTGCCGTGGTCAGGAACTCCCGGTGCTGCAGAATGGAACCGAAATTTTGTGCAGACCACCCTTTCCTCTTCTTCATCAGGCACCGGGAAACCAACAGCATTTTGTTCTGTGGCAGGTTCTCGTCTCCGTAG